CCGGTGGTCGTTGATGGAAAGAAGGTCGTGCCCAGAAACCTGTTTGCGAAATTGCTTGAAACCAATTTGCCAAAGAGCAAAGACCTTGTGCTACTCCGGGTAACTGCAAAAGGTGTTTCTCAGGGCAGCAAAAAAACCATGGTTTATGAACTGGTTGATTATCAGGATGAAAAAACCGGGCATACTGCAATGATGCGCACCACTGCCTACCCTGCGAGTGTGGTTGCTAAAATGATTGCTGAAGGCAAAGTTCGGACTGGTGTCTATACAAATGAAGTCGCAGTTAATCCAGATGCTTTTGTTGACGAGCTGGACAGGAGGGGCCTGAAGCTTCAATTCAGGGAAGAAAGGAGCATGTAGGTAAAGAGCTACATCAGGTGGTGTGAAAGTTGGAGGAGCTAAGCACCCTTGAGAAAAAGTTGCTTGTTGCACTCCGCAACTCAGATAATAGTTCAGGTGTTGAGGTTGACGCATTAATTGATGGAAAAAATTTCACAACAATCCAGGAAGTGATGAATGCTGCCTCCTGGCTGAAGACACGAGATCTTGTGGATATCAGTGAAAGTGTAGTTAGAACTGTTGCTCTGGGTGAGGAGGGAAGAAAATATTTGGATGCAGGATTACCAGAAAGGAAACTTTTCGAGATGTGCAAGGTAAAGGGAGAGCTCGGAATGGCTGAGGCAAAAGAGTTGCTGGGAGAGAGTTTCGGAATTGCGTTAATGCATCTCAAGAATATTGGCGTCGTTGTTGATGCAGGGACAATAAAGATTTCAGAACCGGAAAAAATTGAGGCGAAGCTGAGAGAAAGAGAGGAGTTTTTAAAGACGCTGAGTGAACCAAAACCTGAAACGGAACTTGACAGATCTCTCTTAGCTTATTTTCTCAAACGAAAGAATGTGCTGGTGGTGAAGGAGAGGGCTCTGAGAAAGGTGAAGATCACCGAGAAAGGTATTTCTGTCGCCTCTGGAATTTCTGAAATCGAGGAGGAAGTTTCCCAGTTAACGCCTGAAATAATCCAGACAGGAAAATGGAGAGAGGTAAAGCTGAGGAAGTATGATGTGACCAGGTTCGTCCCGAAGGTTTTCGGAGGAAGAGTGCATCCTCTGAACCAGATTGCGAATCAAGTGAGGAAAATCTTTTTAAGCATGGGTTTCACAGAAATTGACTATGGTGTTGTGCAGAATGCGTTCTGGAACATGGACGCCCTTTTTGTGCCCCAAGACCATCCTGCAAGGGATATGCAAGACACTTTTTATCTCGCTCTCCCTGAAAAAATAGGGGTGAGTGCAGAGAAATGGCTTGAGGCAGTGAAGCAAGTGCATGAAAATGGTGGAAATACTGGCTCTGAGGGTTGGGGCTATTGCTGGAGCAGGGATGAGGCTGAGAAGGCACTGCTCAGGACGCACACGACAGTAAACACAATCAGGTATCTTGCAGAGCATCCAGATGAAGATGCTAAGGTTTTCTCAATCGCAAGGGTGTTTAGAAATGAGAATGTGGATGCCACTCATTTACCAGAGTTCATGCAGATAGAGGGAATTATTGTGGAAGAGAAGGCCTCACTCGCAATGCTGATTGGAGTTCTGAGGGAGTTCTACAAACGCATTGGGTTCTCAAATGTCAGATTTCATCCCTCCTATTTTCCATTTACAGAACCAAGCTTAGAGGTTTACACTGTTGTGAATGGGAGAACTTTAGAGCTAGGTGGTGCAGGGATTTTCAGGCCAGAAGTCACCCTACCCTTTGGGGTCAAGAAGAGAGTGCTCGCCTGGGGCCTCGGTTTGGAGCGCCTCGCAATGCTCAAATACGGATTCGAAAGCTTGCCAGATATTTACACAAACAAACTTGATGTGCTCAGAAAACCCTATGCTGCAAAGTTCTGGAGGTGAGAGCTTGCCAGTTAGAGCCATTGTAAGATTTTTCGGACTTGTGCAAGGGGTGAATTTTCGGTATTACACGAGAATGAAAGCGAGGGAGCTTGGACTGACAGGAATCGTGAGAAATGAACCAGATGGAAGTGTCTATGCGGAGTTTGAGGGAGAAAGAGAAAAAGTGATGGAGTGCATTGAATGGTGTGCCCATCATCAGCCCCATGCAGAAGTTGAGGACTATGAAGTAAAGATTGAGGAAACGACAGAGCAAAAATACAGAAGTTTTGAGATAGTGAGGTAGTGAATTTTCCATTTCCCAAACACTTAAATAGATGCCAGCACTTCCTTTTCCTGTGAAACTAAGGTTGCTGTACATACTCGCTGTTCTTCTCATCATGCTGTGCCAGGGATTTTCAAATCTTGCCGCAGCATGGGGCAATGGCTCTGGTTCAAACCCCACCTACCCTTATTATGGTGTGCACGATGTGATTGCAGACATGGCTTACAAAAACCTGAAAAACTACAATGCCACAATGGCTGAATGGATAACCAACTGGTACATTCAAAACGGTGGAGATTTTCAGAGTTCTTTCAGCCAGAGTACAAATTCTCCAAATAGCCACGACAATTATCTCGCTTACACAGACGACCCAGACGCTGCCATCCAGGACTGGGACAATCATCTGTATTATGTGCATGTGGGTGGAAGTCAAGGTGCTCCAGGGAGAGTAGCACAGCTATACCAGAACCTTGTCTCCTATCTTACTGCCTACATCAAAAACGGGAGCCAGAAATGGAGCAAGGAGGAGCATTATGCAGCTTACTATGCTGGCTTACTCACCCATTACTTTTCAGACATCACACAGTATGGACACACTGAACATACACTGAAGGACCATTCCCACCCCTCTTACGACCCCGATGGCGAGACTTACCACGGTTACTATGAATCCGCTGATTGGGGCACCGCAGGAATCTCCGCACTCATTTCCACCCTCAACAGCCAGAGCTACACAATAAAAAATGTGTCTGATGTTTCCGCCTTAACCGTAAATCTGGCAAAGTGGGTGAATGCACACGATGGAACCACAACCGCATTTACAGATACGGATGGAAGCAATTATGCTCTCGGCTCCACCTATGTTTACATGCTCAACCGCTTCACATCGCAGTACAATACGGGTATCACCTACAACGGGATGCGGGGCTATGATTCTATACTCTGGGATATGACAGTGCAGCATATCCATGCTGCTGTTGAAAATCTCACCTCGATTTTCTACACGGCTTACCTTACAGCTTTGGTCTCTGCGGACTCGGTGAAGCCCACAATAACCATAACCTCTCCAGCGAACCAAAGCCAGATTTCAACAAGCATAATCACTGTCTATGGAACCGCTTGGGATAACATTGGCATCCAGAAGGTAGAGATAAGCAGAGATGGGACAACATGGGTTCTCTGCAATGGCACATTTTCATGGAGCGGGAGCATCACCCTTACCGCTGGAAACAACACAATTTATGCAAGGGTGACCGATACAGCAGGTAATACAAACATCACATGGATCGTGGTCACAGTGGTTCCACAAACTGAGAATTTTTTGTGGGGTGAGACAGGGCAGGCACTATCTCTCTGGGTTTTTACACTTGTTGTTTTAGTTATTCTTACGAGGAAAAACTTAATTAGAAAGAAGATTGTTTAACTCTGAATGAAGATTGCTTTTATCACATCACTGGACAGAGGCATCCCTCTATTCCTCCTGAACGAAATCAACTATTATCTGGATCATGGGGTGAACGGCAGGGTTTTCTTTGTGATGAAACGAAAGGGAACATACATGCCTCCGCCAGATTGGACGCAGCACTACATGCACCCTCTTAAAACGCTCCTTGCTCAACTTCCAGCATTTCTGAAAAATCCTGCTCGCTACATTTCCCTCTTGCCCACGGCTCTGCGAACCAGAACACTCTTTGAGTTCATGATTGCCTGGGAATTTGCAGAGAAAATGCACGATTGCGAAAGAATTCATGCTTTCTTTGCAGACCACAAGCTGGTCATTGGTTATTACTGCAAACAGATTCTCGGTAGAAAACTCTCCTGTTCGGTCTATGGCTACGATGTTTATATCCCAAAGAACAGGGCGTTGATAAAGCAGATTTACAAAGAGATTGATTTCGTGGTGGCAACCAATTTGCTGTTTGCTAAGATGCTCCAGAATGAGTTTGAAGTTCCACCAGAAAAGATCGTTCTTGCAAGAACTGTAGTTGATCTGGAAAAATATTCAAATGCAAGAAAGTACACCGCACCTCTGCAAAAAGTGAATGCAGCCATAGCATCAGCAGGAAACAAATTCAAAATTCTTGTTGTAGCTCGGCTCGTTTACCGCAAAGGGATTCATGTGCTTATAAGGGCTGTCTCAAAGATAAATGAGAGGGCTGACATTGTGCTCTGGATTGTTGGAGATGGCGTTGAGCGTAGAAAACTAGAACAGCTTGCGGAAAAACTCGGGATTGCAAAAAATGTGGTTTTTTTCGGTAGCTTGAGTGTGGAAAATCTTCTCCCGCTCTACCAGAACTGCGACCTTTACTGCCAGCCCTCAATCACAGACCCTTCTGGAGATAAGGAGGGGCTACCTGTGGCAATGACTGAAGCAATGGCATTTGAGAAGCCAGTGATAGCAACTGACCATGCGGACATTCCAAATGTGCTTGATGAAATTATTGTCCCAGAAAATGACGCTGATGCCCTTGCCCTTGCAATTCGGAAAGTTATGGAGATGCCAGCGGAGAAAAGATTGGTGCTCGGAAGGAGAAACAGGGAGATTGTGGAACGGGAATTTTCAGAAAGAAATTATGAGATTGTGCTCGAGAGGTTCCGCGAAAACCCTACCTCTTCTCTCTCACCGTCTCCCTCAAAAATTCATAGTAAAATTTGAGCTCTGCCAAATATCTTTGAGCCATCTTGCCGGGATTTCCAAAGAGGCGGCCCATCCATTCTATACCCGTTTTCTGCATCCACACTGGTGCTCTTTTCTGCATTCCTGCATAAAAATCAAGCCCTGCACCAATTGAAACAAGAACATTTACCGAAAGTTTCCTGTAATTTTTCCAAATCCAGAGTTCCTGTTTCGGGCATCCAAGAGCCACAAAGAGCACATTGGGTGAGGCAGAATTAATTTGCTCTATAATTTTTTCTGATGTGTTGGCAACTTCCTCTGGCATTGGAGAGTATGTGAAAACGACTTTTGCTCCTGTCTCTTTCTGAATTCGGGTTTTTGCTTTCTCCGCACTTCCAAAACCACCAAAGATGCCAATTTTGATCCCATGCTCTGCTGCAAATGCAGGAAAATTAGCAAAAAGGTCTGCACCAGTAACTCTTTCCACAAATTCAAATTTTCGCAGCTTTACAAGATAACAAATCTGTTTGCTATCTGGTGTGTTTATGTCTGATTGCTTGAGCATTTCAAAAAGTTCCCTGTCCTTCTGTGCTTCCATCACAACTCTTATGTTCACCGGTGTGATTATCAATTTTCTATTTTCTTCAATTGCCTGCTTTATTTCCCTAAACATATGTTCCATGGTCACATTGTCTATTCTCACACCGAGCACTGTATGACTTTCCATAGAAATCAGAACTTTTCTCCGGTAAGCTTTTCAAACATCTGGATATAAAGGTTTCGCACCTGCTGCACAACATCAGCTGGTAAGCCGGGAATCTCGGGTTCTTTCTGATGCAACTCTCTTGCCTTCATCAACTCATCGTAGTAGCCAATTTTTCGATAGTACTGTCGCACGAATTCCTTACTCAACTCCACAAATTTTCCGTTTTCATACTCCTTTGCATCCCAGAATCTGTCCTCGTCGGCAGTGCCGAAAGTGTCTACGACAATTATTTCACCCTCACTATCCACACCAAACTCTTTTTTTCCATCCACATGGATGAGCCCGCCTGCTCTGGCATTCTTTGCAATAATTTCATCAATTTTGAGAATTTTCTCCTTTATTTCCTCTAGTTCCTTTTTCCCGAGTCCTGAGATTTCCATTGCTTCATGCATGTCTACAGGCCTATCGTGCGCTTCAAACTTTGTCGTCATCTCAAAGAAAGGTTCTGGGAGTTTGGTGCCATATTCAATGTTCTTCTTTGTAACGCCAATTGTCTCCAGCTTGATTTCTCCTTTCTTAATTCTATCGAGCAGAGAGCCAGCAACGTAATATCTTACAATGAACTCAAGAGGGATAAGATAGTTCTTTTCTCCCGGTTTTACTTTGGAGAGAATCCTAAGCCGTCTGCCTAAAAACTCTCTATTACTCCGCAGTTCTATAAAGTGGCTCTTGATGCCGTGTTTCTCTGCCTCTCTAAACCAGTGCACACTTGTTCTGCAAAGTGTCTCTCCTTTCTGGGGAATCATTGTAGGAATAATCTTGTCAAAAACTGAAATTTGGTCGGTAAAGACGAATAACAGGCAGTCCTCATCAATCGCATATACCTCCTTTACCTTGCCCTTCCTTATCAATTCTAAATGTGTTGCTGCCATGAAAGGAATAAAGAAATTGCTGATAAATAATTTACGGGAGCAGATATAAAAAGTTTTAAGTGCTGTCTGTGTTATATAGGTTACATGCTGAAAGAATGTGGTGATTTTTCCATGGGTGACAAAATTTCAGAAGAAAAAAAAATCCAGGTGAAGATTAACGATGATGTTGTCGATTTTTACCTTGGCATAAAATATTTTCTTCATACTGAAAGAATAGATGGAACAATCCATTTTTTCCTGGCCAATAAACTTGCGGAGAAGGGTTTTGTCCCTGTGATTTTTACCCGAGAGAAAGAGGAAGTAGCAAAAACAAAATACCCCGAAAATTCAACCCTTTATTTCTTTAGCACGACTGTGAAAAAACCCAATATTTTTTCCCCAAAAAGTTTAGATTACTTGGTTAGGATAGTATATGAAACAAACCCTAGGAACTTCTTTGTGCTCTTTGATTGTCTTGACTATCTCTTCCTCTACAATGAAAAAAAGGAGGTCCTGAGGTTTGCAGAGCGCTTATTTGATGCCATTTCTGGAAAGCAAGCGATTCTAATTTTCCTCATCTGTCTACCACTGTTTGAACCACGGGATTTGGCTCTACTTGAAAGGTTTGGCGAAGTGCTTCCTCTTGTTGAGGAGTGAAATAGGGCGCAAAAATCTCATAGAGTTCCACACTTGCACCCAAAACATCTGGGTCTAGATGGATCATGACTGTGAAGTGCATGTTCGAACTTAATTGCTCGAGTTTCTTTAGAAACTCAGAAATGTTCTGGCATCCATTGTAAAGGAGTAGGTACTCTATGCCATCAAATAGCACCTTTGCATCGTTATGTCGCTTTGCAAATCTAGACACTATGTTTAGAACTTTTTCTAGTTCATCTGGCCTAATCGTGTTTTCTCCCTCTAACTCGGAGAGCCAGTGTAATTCAACATTATCCATATTGTATCTTTCCCTGAGATAAACTGGATGGAAACGGGAGATACAGAGCCCACTTCCTTGTTCAGCGATTTTTCTGAATCCCTCTTTTGGTTTTTTTTCAATGATTAACATAATGCTCATTTCCTATCACCAATTTGAAAATAGGTTTTCTTAGTATATATATTTAAATCGTGATTTCACGGTTTGAAATTATCCTAAAAATCTATGGCTAATGCACAGGTTGAAATTTTATATACCTTTACTTCAATCTAGGTTTTAGATGCATAAGCTTCTGATCAACCGTAGAATGGTGGTTCTCTACTATCTTCTGAAGTTTGGTAAATTTGAGTATACAGAGGGCATTGTATCTTTGAGAGACACTACACCAGAAGCAATCGCAAGAAATCTAGGTCTCAACCTCAACCATGTCAGTACATCACTTAAGGAGTTGCTAGATGCAGGACTTGTGGAACGACGAAAACTGCATGTGCCAGGTGAAAAACTAAAAAAATATGTCTATAGAGTGACTGAAAAGGGTGCAATTGCAGGCAAGGATTTTGAAACAATAATCGGAAAAACCCGTTTTTTCTACATTGATCAAAACGAGGAAGGTACTGCAACAATCCCAGAGCTTGCTGAGAAAACAGGACTAAAGATTCTTGACATCTTGGTCTCCGCAAGAGATGATAAAATCCATCTAGAGAGGGCGAGATTCCATGCGAGTGTGGCCCTTACCATGCCAAAATACTTCAACCTACCACTTTATGGACGTGAGAAAGAACTGAATATCTTATCTCAGTTTGAAAACGATGCAGCAAGAATCTGCATTATCAATGGAATAGAGGGCACGGGAAAAACCAGCATTTTAAGACGTGCAATTGCGGGCTACCAGAAACGGTGTTTTATTTTTGAGGTAAAAAGACATTATTCCGCAACCCTTCAAATGTTTTTCCAGCAGTTCTACAAATTCCTAAATGATAAAAGAATAGCCGCGCGCCTACCTGATGTATGGGACCTTGAAAAGTTGAAAGCGGAGGTAATAGAGAACGCTAAAAAACTGAAAATTGTTGTTGCAGTGGACAATTTTGAGGAGGCGGAGGCACCATTGAAGGCGTTTTTGCTGCAACTTGCGGATGCTCTCATTTCACTTGATGATGGAATGAAATTGATGATTGCTTCCAGCAAAAGAGTTGCGGTGAACCCACTTACAATTGGTCAAGGCAAAGTGGTTCTGATTGAACTTGAGCCTCTTAAATATCCAGATGCTGCGAAAATGCTGGTGAATAAGGGGTTTTCACAAGAAGATGCAAAGAAGCTCTATGAATTGACACATGGATTACCTGCGCTCCTCGAAATCGCCACGCCTGGTGATATATCTAGGCCAGAGTTGACACGTGATTACCTTGTCGAACAGATAATTGGGAAGTTGGGAGAGGTTGGAAAAACTGTGCTAGAAGCGGGGTCGCTCTTCAACGTCCCATTTGAGCCAGAAGCTGTATTCACTGTCATCGGAAAAGAGTCGGAAATTGACTATGATTTGATAGACAATCTTCACGAGATTTTTCTGTTGAAGAAGGATATTGCAGGAAGGTACGCGGTCAACGAATTTGTGGCGTCTGTAATCAAAAGTAAAATGCCAGAACAGAAAAAAGCAGAGTTCCACATCAGAATCGGAAAATACTATGAACGCACGGGCCGCAGGGAAAAACTGCCACTTGCGCTCTACCATATGGTCTCATCCTCTAACTTAAAAGAAATTGAGGATTTCATTGTTAGAAACAGATACTTGCTCTTGAACTCACAAAATCTGGCAGCCATCGAAGAAACCATAGAAGGACTGCTGGCAAAATTGAGAGAAAGAAACATCATTTCCCAGCCCATTTTGCTGTTCTATGGAGAAGTACTTGAGGCGATGGGACTGTGGCGAAAAGCGGAACCCATCTATGAACGATTGAGTGAACATAATCCTGCTGCCTGCTTAAAACTTGCTGCTCTGCTTGTTCGTGAGAATGCCACCATCCAGAAAACAAGGAAGTTTATTGAAAAAGCGAGGACAATGTGCAAAATGCATGAGAACCAGGAATTACTTGCTGAATATCATTACATAGAAGGACTCCATGCAGAGCATCAGAACAACCTTGCTGATGCTATGGAGCATTACAATACTACAATTGAGATTTGCAAGACGCTACATCTGCCTGTAGTAGAGACCTATGCCTGGGTTGGTTTAACCCGTGTGAGCTTATTTGCAGGGAGAATAGGTGAAGCAATGGAATACTTAGAAAGAGCTAAAACACTCATGCTGCTAACAGATGGAAGCATCGAACGTGCCCTCCTTCAGCTGGCGATAGCAGGTGCCTATAGAATTGTTGGTGAGAACGGTAAGGATGTTGAGGAATACAAAGAGGCATTGAAACATGCAGTAAATGCTGGAGAGAAAAGGTTGATGGCTGCAGCATACCTGGGACTGTCTGGGAGTTTGATAGGGCTTGGGGATTATCCAGCAGCAAAGGAGTATTTTTTGAAGGCTGTAGAGTTGAGAACTGAGATCAACGACTGGCACATGGAGTTCACCCTCGAGGCCCAAAGGTTATGTTTTGTAGATGGAGAGAAGGAAGCGGTAGCGTCAATTAAACAACTTGCTGATTTGTTGAAAAACCCTGTTGACCATAACTTTGCTGTGAGAATGACCCAATGGTGCATTAAGGTGCTTGAATGGAAATTCGGCGATAGAATGCCAGCTGAGGCAAAACTACTGTTTGGCTTTCTTGGTAAAAAAAATAAAAATGGGGAGAAAGGAGAAAAAATTTTCATAGGGAATATTTAAATACTCCATCAGTATCCCGGTATCCAAGGCGGTGGTGCACCTGGTCCATTCATTTTGCATACCTCCCATGGACATATGTGCACCCCGTCTCATAAATGTAAAATGTGATTTCACGAATTAGTTTTATATAGGAGAAGAGAGGCCAGAGCTGTTATGATACTTAGAACAATTTTCAAACAAGTTTTTCCAATTTTACTAAACACTTAATCTTCATATTTCAATTCAAGTGTCTCCAAGTCCTGAGGAGCAAGAGTATTTTGAAAAATCGCCTTTGCCTCTTCAACCAACAGTCCCACATCCTTGTACCTCTGGCTGTAATGGATTAATGCCAACATCCTCGCATTGCACTTCATTGCAATTTCTGCCGCCTGTCTTGCAGTGCTATGCCCAAATGTGTTGAGTTTCTCCTCGAGGTCTGCAGTACCTGTAGCATCGTGAATCAGCAATGAGCAATCTCTTACCATTTCAAAATCCCAATCCGGGGTGGTATCTGTACAATAAGCCACAGAAATGCCCAGTCTGGGCGGTCCCATTACCATCTCAGGAACTATCTCTCTTCCACCTATCTTTATTCTCTCCCCGTGCTGCAGTTTTCCATAGAACCTTTTTGGAATCCTAAGTTTTTCCGCTTTTTCTGGGTAGAATTTGCCTGGGCGTTCCTTTTCAATGAAAATGTAGCCGTTTGTTGGTACCTGATGGTCTAGTTTTATGGCCCTAACACTGAAATTCTCACTTGCTACAATTTCACCCGGCCTCAACTCTTTTGTTCTGACCTCAAACTCAAGACCATAGTAGCCAGTTTCAAGCATGCGCTTAATTGTTTCTTCAGTCCCAGACGGCCCATAAATCTCAAGTGGCTCAGTCCTTCCAAGCAATCCCATAGTCTGTAACAGGCCTGGCAATCCAAGAAAATGGTCACCATGAAAGTGCGTTATAAATATCTTCTTTATCTTCATGAAACTAACTGTGCTTTTCATTATCTGTTTCTGGCAACCTTCACAACAATCAAAGAGCACAACTTCGTTTCCTCGTCTCACTGCGACCGAGACAGTATTTCGCTCTGGTGTTGGCACAGTGCCTCCAGTGCCTAGGAATATTACTTCCATCACTCCAAAAAAGGGATGGGTCTATATTTTACTTCGCAAACTTTTCTTAGTGGTGCATCATTGCAATTTGCTCACCACTCAGTTTTTCTTCCTCCTTGTACTTGTGCACGAAGAAAACACCAAACTTTGCTTTCTCAATTGAATAAACTTTTGTTCCGAGCAGATATTCAACTACATCCCAGATGTCATCAGAATTCATTATCAAGAAACCTGTGTTTATACTCTGGAGTTTGTGCTTGACTTCACTGAGCACCAGATAAGAACTTCGCACGGGGATTGACGCACGTTTGAAACTACCCTCTATACTTGCAAACATCTCCATTGCTACATCTATTCGTTTTCGTTCAGGCACCACATTCAAGATTTCCACTTCTGCACTGTATTCTTTAGCAACTAAGTGTGCAATCTTGATGGCAATGCTCAAATCTGAACCGAGTTTATTCACAAGCGTCACTTTGTTTGGTACTTTGCCACGTGGCGGCTTGTAGATTATTGTATCTGTCTTTATTTTCTTTAGGAGCGCTGGTAGATGCGTTCCTAAAATAAAGCCCTTCTTAAATCTGCCTCTCCACCCAAGCATCACAAGGTTTGCTTCAACCTCTTCCGCAAAATCAGCAATGGCATCTACAAAAGAGTGGGAGACACCTATAAAGTAATCTGATGAGATATCATACTTTCTAGTAATTGTCCTTAGCTTTTCAAGCTTCTTTACGGTGTCCTCTGCGTCTCTGTAACCGATGCTTTTGATTGAAACTTGCCTTGGAACCTCAATTACTGAGTAGAGAAGAACATCTCCCTTGTTGTTCCTTGCAATTTTGGAGGCCATGTGAACCATCGGCTCCACCCTGTTTTCTGGGGGCACACAGACAACGACACTGTATTTTTTCCTGTCTATCCTAATCATCTCTCCTAGCACACTCCGTTCCTCCCTCTCCTCTACCCTCTTCTGCCCGCCCCCAAAATAATGCACTATTGCTCCGATCTCAATCCAAATAATTGCGAGATACCAAGCTACCTGGCTAAAGGAGTATATCATTACCGCTATGATGAACATAGATATTATCGCAAGGATTGGAATAAGCGGGAAAAAAGGCACCCTGAAGGGCTTTTTCACATTTGGCTCCCCGTATCTTAGCAAAATCCAGGAAATATTTGTAAGGATGAATAGCAACAAGAACATAATGTCCGCTGCAGCCACAATATCCCTAATTGGAAGGACAATTGCAATGAATCCTATCAGGCACGCGGAAATCAATGTAGAGATGTAAGGAGTTCGTAATTTGGGATGCACTTTTCCGAAGAGCTTTGGGAATGTACCATCCCTTCCCATTGCGAACGAAACCCTTGCTGAGGAATAGATTGTGGCATTCAAAGTGGCAGTTGTTCCAATTAACAACCCTATAATCATTATGCCAGCACCGTATTTAGGAAGTACTTGCGAGAACCCACCAATTACAGCAAACTCACCCATTGCAGCAATTTCATTAACAGGACTTATTGCTAGAAGTGCAAAAAGGAGCCCAACATAAAGGAGCATTACAATTCCTACCGAAAGTAAAATGGCTCTGGGAATGTTTTTCTCAGGGTTCTTTACTTCCTCTGCGGACTGGGCAATTATTTCATAACCTTCAAAGGCAATGAAGAGGACGCCCATGGCAACAAAGATGCCGTTTACATCAGGAAGAAATGGCGTGAAATGGCTCCATGCGTCGGGATTGCGAAAGAGAGCAAAAACACCCGCAACGACAAAGAAAATGATTATCGAAATCTGGGAAAGGGTGATTATAGTTTCTGTTCTACCAGTGGTTTTTGAGCCCAGAATGTTGATTGTGGTGAACACAGTTAGCACAACGAGGATGAGCAATTGTTTGAAAAACGGAAAATCAATTCCCACGCCATAAATAGTGATGAGCCAGTCAATTCCCATTGCAAAGACCACTGTGTAAAATGCGCAAGCGATTGTATGGCCAAACCATGATATCCAGCCACTAACAAAATCAAAGGGCTTGGGTAAGCTCTTTTTAATCCAAAGGTAGCCCCCTCCTGCTTCGGGATAACTCGCACCCATTTCTGCATAGCCCAGGGCAGTAAGCAAGGTAACAAGGGCATTAAGGAAAATCACAATAATTGCAGCAGGGCCCGCCAACTCTATTGCTGTCCCTGCTAGAATAAAAATGCTTGCTCCTGTCATCGCTCCCACACCTATCATTGTTGCTTCTAGGAGCCCGAGGTCCCTACGAAAAGAAAGCTTTGGTGTG
This portion of the Thermoplasmata archaeon genome encodes:
- a CDS encoding phenylalanine--tRNA ligase subunit alpha, whose translation is MEELSTLEKKLLVALRNSDNSSGVEVDALIDGKNFTTIQEVMNAASWLKTRDLVDISESVVRTVALGEEGRKYLDAGLPERKLFEMCKVKGELGMAEAKELLGESFGIALMHLKNIGVVVDAGTIKISEPEKIEAKLREREEFLKTLSEPKPETELDRSLLAYFLKRKNVLVVKERALRKVKITEKGISVASGISEIEEEVSQLTPEIIQTGKWREVKLRKYDVTRFVPKVFGGRVHPLNQIANQVRKIFLSMGFTEIDYGVVQNAFWNMDALFVPQDHPARDMQDTFYLALPEKIGVSAEKWLEAVKQVHENGGNTGSEGWGYCWSRDEAEKALLRTHTTVNTIRYLAEHPDEDAKVFSIARVFRNENVDATHLPEFMQIEGIIVEEKASLAMLIGVLREFYKRIGFSNVRFHPSYFPFTEPSLEVYTVVNGRTLELGGAGIFRPEVTLPFGVKKRVLAWGLGLERLAMLKYGFESLPDIYTNKLDVLRKPYAAKFWR
- a CDS encoding acylphosphatase; the encoded protein is MPVRAIVRFFGLVQGVNFRYYTRMKARELGLTGIVRNEPDGSVYAEFEGEREKVMECIEWCAHHQPHAEVEDYEVKIEETTEQKYRSFEIVR
- a CDS encoding Ig-like domain-containing protein, which codes for MKLRLLYILAVLLIMLCQGFSNLAAAWGNGSGSNPTYPYYGVHDVIADMAYKNLKNYNATMAEWITNWYIQNGGDFQSSFSQSTNSPNSHDNYLAYTDDPDAAIQDWDNHLYYVHVGGSQGAPGRVAQLYQNLVSYLTAYIKNGSQKWSKEEHYAAYYAGLLTHYFSDITQYGHTEHTLKDHSHPSYDPDGETYHGYYESADWGTAGISALISTLNSQSYTIKNVSDVSALTVNLAKWVNAHDGTTTAFTDTDGSNYALGSTYVYMLNRFTSQYNTGITYNGMRGYDSILWDMTVQHIHAAVENLTSIFYTAYLTALVSADSVKPTITITSPANQSQISTSIITVYGTAWDNIGIQKVEISRDGTTWVLCNGTFSWSGSITLTAGNNTIYARVTDTAGNTNITWIVVTVVPQTENFLWGETGQALSLWVFTLVVLVILTRKNLIRKKIV
- a CDS encoding glycosyltransferase family 4 protein, translating into MKIAFITSLDRGIPLFLLNEINYYLDHGVNGRVFFVMKRKGTYMPPPDWTQHYMHPLKTLLAQLPAFLKNPARYISLLPTALRTRTLFEFMIAWEFAEKMHDCERIHAFFADHKLVIGYYCKQILGRKLSCSVYGYDVYIPKNRALIKQIYKEIDFVVATNLLFAKMLQNEFEVPPEKIVLARTVVDLEKYSNARKYTAPLQKVNAAIASAGNKFKILVVARLVYRKGIHVLIRAVSKINERADIVLWIVGDGVERRKLEQLAEKLGIAKNVVFFGSLSVENLLPLYQNCDLYCQPSITDPSGDKEGLPVAMTEAMAFEKPVIATDHADIPNVLDEIIVPENDADALALAIRKVMEMPAEKRLVLGRRNREIVEREFSERNYEIVLERFRENPTSSLSPSPSKIHSKI
- a CDS encoding WecB/TagA/CpsF family glycosyltransferase — its product is MESHTVLGVRIDNVTMEHMFREIKQAIEENRKLIITPVNIRVVMEAQKDRELFEMLKQSDINTPDSKQICYLVKLRKFEFVERVTGADLFANFPAFAAEHGIKIGIFGGFGSAEKAKTRIQKETGAKVVFTYSPMPEEVANTSEKIIEQINSASPNVLFVALGCPKQELWIWKNYRKLSVNVLVSIGAGLDFYAGMQKRAPVWMQKTGIEWMGRLFGNPGKMAQRYLAELKFYYEFLRETVREKR
- the purC gene encoding phosphoribosylaminoimidazolesuccinocarboxamide synthase, giving the protein MAATHLELIRKGKVKEVYAIDEDCLLFVFTDQISVFDKIIPTMIPQKGETLCRTSVHWFREAEKHGIKSHFIELRSNREFLGRRLRILSKVKPGEKNYLIPLEFIVRYYVAGSLLDRIKKGEIKLETIGVTKKNIEYGTKLPEPFFEMTTKFEAHDRPVDMHEAMEISGLGKKELEEIKEKILKIDEIIAKNARAGGLIHVDGKKEFGVDSEGEIIVVDTFGTADEDRFWDAKEYENGKFVELSKEFVRQYYRKIGYYDELMKARELHQKEPEIPGLPADVVQQVRNLYIQMFEKLTGEKF
- a CDS encoding DUF835 domain-containing protein, producing the protein MGDKISEEKKIQVKINDDVVDFYLGIKYFLHTERIDGTIHFFLANKLAEKGFVPVIFTREKEEVAKTKYPENSTLYFFSTTVKKPNIFSPKSLDYLVRIVYETNPRNFFVLFDCLDYLFLYNEKKEVLRFAERLFDAISGKQAILIFLICLPLFEPRDLALLERFGEVLPLVEE